Proteins encoded by one window of Manis pentadactyla isolate mManPen7 chromosome X, mManPen7.hap1, whole genome shotgun sequence:
- the RAB9B gene encoding ras-related protein Rab-9B codes for MSGKSLLLKVILLGDGGVGKSSLMNRYVTNKFDSQAFHTIGVEFLNRDLEVDGRFVTLQIWDTAGQERFKSLRTPFYRGADCCLLTFSVDDRQSFENLGNWQKEFIYYADVKDPEHFPFVVLGNKVDKEDRQVTTEEAQAWCMENGDYPYLETSAKDDTNVTVAFEEAVRQVLAVEEQLEHCMLGHTIDLNSGSKAGSSCC; via the coding sequence ATGAGTGGGAAATCCTTGCTCTTAAAAGTCATTCTCTTGGGTGATGGTGGAGTTGGGAAAAGTTCGCTTATGAACCGTTATGTAACCAATAAATTTGACTCCCAGGCTTTTCACACCATAGGGGTAGAGTTCTTAAATCGGGATCTGGAGGTAGATGGACGTTTTGTAACTCTCCAGATCTGGGACACTGCAGGGCAGGAACGCTTCAAGAGCCTTAGGACACCCTTCTACAGGGGAGCAGACTGCTGCCTCTTGACCTTCAGCGTGGATGATCGGCAGAGCTTCGAGAACCTTGGCAACTGGCAGAAAGAATTCATCTACTATGCAGATGTGAAAGACCCTGAGCACTTCCCATTTGTAGTTCTGGGTAACAAGGTAGACAAAGAGGATAGGCAAGTGACTACTGAGGAGGCACAAGCCTGGTGCATGGAGAATGGGGACTACCCTTACCTAGAAACAAGTGCCAAAGATGATACAAATGTGACAGTGGCCTTTGAAGAAGCTGTCAGACAGGTGTTGGCTGTAGAGGAACAGCTGGAGCATTGCATGTTGGGTCACACTATTGACTTGAACAGTGGCTCCAAAGCAGGATCTTCATGCTGttaa